In Neisseria brasiliensis, the following proteins share a genomic window:
- the pilC gene encoding PilC family type IV pilus tip adhesin codes for MKSKSKKHITGNRAARQNSVRPIILSVASALSLVAAVNAHAAAQKFAPVPLYLQNESVTGEVKIKPNVMLFIDDSGSMAWVPGAERNPRAGEQSRMQITKNALTQVVNQYQDTINWSFQTLHNNGRVNVPTYTNTNGRNHTDILARINSMFANKGTPTTRRYYEVSQIVRNQTEYRCQKNYIVLMSDGDANGSYEADWVNQRDYMTWGYRVVPVNQRRVFPSGTNVFSDSYFGTRNGGGSDWKVTAIATGWNVDIWDTILDRNDGLGWFSKTLATKDFKTSGTDKAGKSWNGDANDPKDANGKSLYEKQVAETYTVGFGESLSEAGRNYLQQGASSSNNYFNASKAEDLVAAFNSIFASIDAANGSIPIVAPGTVAPAATSSNGVPDMAAAVELDSGSWSSRLKFYKLNADGTVNNNVVTEPSFSNRKTMINNGKTVAWVENIADNQMSNADFNISGGTPADQLEWKNVLLPWTARLSNDATLNQTAKTRKYSQVYRIREEGKRDLGDILDSSLNTVGDSVGGRQEFMVTAANDGMVHMFQHTGGEHPYDLKLSYIPAAMEREDDAGNPSVMGKFLKDVAHEQYGSTTVPHRYLVNGGMTLRRTPNAAESKGQQVFMFGAMGQGGRGAYALNIGGVNRHSGSALALNAGESNWLSDVPLFETVKGENNKLGYTIGTPQIGRISVQRGVDKVSTTENVRYAGFLSSGYRNLADADGNDASETALYVYEMLGQEAGSGEANGPAAGAEIRKIEVPGGVGGLSSPTLVDADFDGIVDVAYAGDYGGNMYRFDLRGTTPSAWTVTRIFAGNPSQPTTSAPAISRRGSGSYVVIFGTGSDIYESDLENKNQQAVYGIFDKLPDAPDTSAVRSDVAQQADLLQQTMSVNENGQVFLTNNRVDEKTQKGWFFNLDANGERVVVKPTMILQTAVLSTRSYNKVTITTEPQGDICIPEKTETKTESASKILGVNAENGGALTQRSARLKFHIDNNVAFSKYANGISMQGITSFTYVDQTKLNDSPVTRDGDSGETGTDQPLKAANSEIPNNKCFSREAVRKLLISNSTPGSQLRDLDIEGRICGIRRLSWREIFF; via the coding sequence ATGAAATCTAAATCTAAAAAACATATTACTGGGAACCGCGCCGCGCGCCAAAACAGCGTTCGGCCGATTATTTTGAGCGTGGCATCGGCATTGTCGCTGGTGGCTGCTGTAAATGCACATGCCGCCGCGCAAAAATTTGCGCCTGTGCCGCTTTATTTGCAGAATGAATCGGTAACGGGTGAAGTGAAGATTAAGCCGAATGTGATGTTGTTTATTGATGATTCGGGAAGTATGGCGTGGGTGCCTGGGGCGGAGCGTAATCCTAGAGCCGGTGAACAGTCACGCATGCAAATCACGAAAAATGCGCTGACACAGGTGGTTAATCAATACCAAGATACCATTAACTGGAGCTTTCAGACGCTTCATAATAATGGTCGGGTCAATGTGCCAACTTATACCAATACTAATGGCCGAAACCATACTGATATTTTAGCGCGAATCAACTCGATGTTTGCTAATAAAGGTACACCTACGACCCGACGTTATTATGAAGTTTCACAAATTGTTCGCAATCAAACAGAATACCGTTGTCAGAAAAACTATATTGTTTTGATGTCGGATGGCGATGCAAATGGTAGTTATGAAGCTGACTGGGTGAATCAGAGGGATTATATGACATGGGGGTATAGGGTTGTGCCAGTTAATCAACGACGGGTATTTCCTTCTGGTACAAATGTCTTTTCTGATAGTTATTTTGGTACGCGCAATGGGGGAGGTTCAGATTGGAAAGTAACCGCTATAGCGACAGGCTGGAATGTTGATATATGGGATACTATTCTCGACCGTAATGATGGTTTGGGTTGGTTTAGTAAAACGCTGGCAACCAAAGATTTCAAAACCAGCGGTACCGATAAAGCAGGTAAAAGCTGGAATGGTGATGCTAATGACCCTAAAGATGCCAATGGTAAAAGTTTATATGAAAAGCAAGTAGCTGAAACCTATACTGTAGGCTTTGGTGAGAGCTTGTCTGAAGCAGGTCGTAACTATCTGCAACAGGGCGCAAGCAGTAGCAATAATTACTTCAATGCTTCTAAAGCCGAGGATTTGGTTGCGGCATTTAATTCCATTTTTGCCAGCATCGATGCTGCTAACGGCTCGATTCCGATTGTTGCCCCGGGTACGGTTGCGCCTGCTGCGACCAGTAGCAATGGTGTGCCTGATATGGCTGCGGCGGTTGAATTAGATAGCGGATCATGGAGCAGTCGCCTGAAGTTTTATAAACTGAATGCAGACGGTACGGTCAATAATAATGTGGTAACCGAGCCTTCATTCTCCAACCGAAAAACCATGATTAATAATGGTAAAACTGTGGCATGGGTAGAGAATATTGCCGATAACCAAATGTCTAACGCTGACTTTAATATCAGCGGTGGCACACCTGCCGATCAATTGGAATGGAAAAATGTGTTGCTGCCTTGGACTGCGCGTTTAAGCAACGATGCTACCTTGAATCAAACGGCGAAAACCCGTAAATACAGCCAAGTTTATCGCATTCGTGAAGAGGGTAAACGTGATTTGGGCGACATTTTGGATAGCTCGCTGAATACCGTTGGCGATAGCGTAGGCGGTCGTCAGGAATTCATGGTAACGGCGGCTAATGACGGTATGGTGCATATGTTCCAGCATACTGGTGGTGAGCATCCTTATGATTTGAAACTCAGCTATATTCCTGCAGCCATGGAGCGCGAGGATGATGCCGGTAATCCGTCTGTGATGGGCAAATTCTTGAAAGATGTGGCGCATGAGCAATATGGCTCGACCACTGTGCCACACCGTTATCTGGTAAATGGCGGCATGACCTTGCGCCGTACGCCAAATGCAGCGGAATCTAAAGGCCAGCAAGTGTTTATGTTTGGCGCCATGGGTCAAGGTGGCCGTGGTGCGTATGCATTAAATATCGGCGGCGTGAATCGTCATAGCGGTTCTGCATTGGCTTTAAATGCCGGTGAATCGAATTGGTTGTCGGATGTGCCGTTGTTTGAAACCGTAAAAGGCGAAAACAATAAGCTGGGCTACACCATTGGTACGCCGCAAATCGGCCGTATTTCTGTGCAGCGTGGCGTGGATAAAGTCAGCACCACTGAAAATGTGCGCTACGCTGGCTTCTTATCCAGCGGTTATCGCAATTTGGCTGATGCAGATGGTAATGATGCCAGCGAGACTGCGCTTTATGTTTATGAAATGCTGGGTCAAGAAGCCGGTAGCGGTGAGGCGAATGGTCCGGCTGCCGGTGCGGAAATCAGAAAAATCGAAGTGCCAGGTGGCGTAGGCGGTTTGTCGTCGCCTACTTTGGTGGATGCCGATTTTGATGGTATCGTTGATGTGGCTTACGCGGGTGATTATGGCGGTAATATGTACCGTTTCGATTTGCGAGGCACCACGCCGTCTGCTTGGACGGTGACCCGTATTTTCGCAGGCAATCCTAGTCAGCCGACTACTTCCGCACCGGCGATTTCCCGTCGCGGTAGCGGCAGCTATGTGGTGATTTTTGGTACCGGTAGCGACATTTACGAAAGCGATTTGGAAAACAAAAATCAGCAGGCAGTGTATGGCATTTTCGATAAATTGCCAGATGCGCCTGATACCAGTGCTGTACGGTCAGATGTTGCACAACAAGCTGATTTATTGCAACAAACCATGAGTGTGAATGAGAATGGCCAAGTATTTTTGACCAACAATCGAGTGGATGAAAAAACACAAAAAGGCTGGTTCTTTAATTTGGATGCCAATGGCGAGCGCGTGGTCGTGAAGCCGACCATGATTCTTCAGACGGCAGTATTGTCAACGCGCAGCTATAATAAGGTGACGATTACGACTGAGCCGCAAGGTGATATTTGTATTCCGGAAAAAACCGAAACCAAAACCGAAAGTGCCAGTAAGATTTTGGGTGTGAACGCGGAAAATGGTGGTGCACTAACCCAGCGTAGCGCACGTTTGAAATTCCATATTGACAACAATGTAGCATTCTCAAAATACGCTAACGGCATCAGCATGCAAGGCATTACCAGCTTTACTTATGTTGACCAAACTAAGCTGAACGATTCTCCGGTAACGCGCGATGGCGATAGCGGTGAGACCGGTACGGATCAACCATTAAAAGCAGCCAATAGTGAGATTCCAAACA